A region of Pirellulales bacterium DNA encodes the following proteins:
- a CDS encoding pitrilysin family protein has protein sequence MSQPILSHEFDNGLVLVAEPMPSVESAAFSILVPAGSVYDAVDRSGLATLTCEMTQRGCGSRDSRQFITDLENLGVQRGESVASAHMSFGGATLAKNLGATLRIYADLLRRPHFPDDQLDAARLAALQELRSIEDDPSHKVMLELKRRYYPEPWGRPSEGEQPSLEAITIDDIRRHFQRLFRPNGTIIGVAGRIEWTAMKDLIGSLLADWKVAVEEEPGDGARGVKIEHLHHESNQTQIGIAYHSIPYRHPDYFRASGAVGVLSGGMSARLFTEVREKRGLCYTVFASHHTQRDRACVLCYAGTSADRAQETLDVTIAELLRIGKGILPAELARLKARVKSGLIMQGESSSARSGAIARDWYHLGQARTLTELGQLVDDLTVDSINEYLEENPPNDFTVVTLGPKPLKVPTAA, from the coding sequence GTGTCGCAGCCCATTCTATCTCACGAATTCGACAACGGTTTAGTGCTAGTTGCCGAGCCGATGCCATCCGTCGAATCCGCTGCGTTTAGCATATTAGTGCCGGCCGGTTCTGTCTACGACGCGGTCGATCGCTCTGGCCTGGCGACGCTCACTTGTGAAATGACACAGCGCGGCTGCGGTTCGCGCGACAGCAGGCAGTTTATTACTGATTTGGAAAATCTGGGTGTCCAGCGGGGTGAATCGGTGGCATCAGCGCATATGAGCTTTGGCGGAGCCACGTTGGCCAAAAATCTGGGGGCGACACTGCGAATTTACGCCGACTTATTGCGCCGCCCTCATTTTCCTGACGATCAGCTTGATGCCGCACGCTTGGCAGCTCTGCAGGAACTCCGCTCAATAGAGGACGATCCCAGTCACAAAGTCATGCTGGAATTAAAACGCCGGTATTATCCCGAACCATGGGGACGTCCCAGCGAAGGAGAACAGCCATCGTTGGAAGCCATCACCATTGACGATATTCGTCGCCACTTTCAGCGTTTGTTTCGTCCGAATGGCACCATTATCGGCGTGGCAGGGAGGATTGAGTGGACGGCAATGAAAGATCTGATTGGCTCGCTTTTGGCAGATTGGAAAGTGGCGGTGGAAGAAGAGCCGGGCGACGGGGCGCGCGGAGTGAAAATCGAACATTTGCATCATGAATCGAATCAAACGCAGATCGGCATCGCCTATCACAGCATACCCTATCGTCATCCCGATTATTTTCGAGCGTCCGGCGCGGTAGGCGTACTCAGCGGCGGCATGAGTGCGCGGTTATTTACCGAAGTGCGCGAAAAGCGCGGCCTATGTTACACAGTGTTTGCCAGCCATCACACGCAGCGCGACCGAGCCTGTGTGTTGTGCTACGCCGGCACTAGTGCGGACCGGGCACAAGAAACACTTGATGTAACGATTGCCGAATTACTACGCATCGGCAAAGGGATTCTACCTGCCGAATTGGCGCGGTTAAAGGCGCGAGTAAAAAGTGGCTTGATTATGCAAGGTGAATCGAGTTCCGCTCGCAGTGGCGCGATTGCCCGCGATTGGTATCATTTGGGGCAAGCGCGAACTTTGACCGAGCTTGGGCAATTGGTCGATGATTTGACAGTCGATAGCATCAACGAATACCTGGAAGAGAACCCACCGAACGATTTTACCGTTGTTACGCTGGGACCAAAACCATTGAAAGTCCCGACTGCCGCATGA
- a CDS encoding pitrilysin family protein yields the protein MEFKTATLENGLEVVAECDGSAFSTALGFFVNTGARDETDDVSGVSHFLEHMVFKGTPTRDAENVNREFDEMGAHYNAFTNEENTVYYAAVLPEYLHSTVALLADLMRPSLREDDFTTEKKVILEEIKMYDDQPPFGVDDKCRAAFFGDHPLSRSVLGTAESVGGLQVDQMRKYFERRYCPRNIVLVGSGRIDFPQLCQTAQECCGSWAKVDADRPLPPAATQSGFHVVCKDTAAQEYAIMMSPGPTASDADRYAAKILATVLGDDSGSRLYWELVDPGLAEHCSLHHHEYMGAGMFLTYMSCDPEYAGENLRRVQEVFHTALTEGVTQAELDQAKNKINSRVVLASERPRGRLFTIGANWVQRKEYRSVRDDLKAVEAMTLTHMAAVQKKYPLTQPTTFVVGPLKAISPAD from the coding sequence GTGGAATTCAAAACCGCAACGTTAGAAAACGGGTTGGAAGTGGTTGCTGAATGCGATGGCAGCGCTTTTTCCACAGCCTTGGGTTTTTTCGTAAACACGGGGGCACGCGATGAGACCGACGACGTTTCTGGTGTCAGCCATTTTCTGGAACACATGGTTTTTAAAGGCACGCCCACCCGCGATGCCGAAAATGTGAACCGAGAGTTCGACGAAATGGGTGCGCACTATAATGCATTCACCAACGAAGAAAACACGGTTTACTATGCGGCTGTGCTGCCGGAGTATTTGCACAGCACGGTGGCGCTGTTGGCAGATTTAATGCGCCCCTCGTTGCGAGAAGACGATTTTACCACCGAAAAAAAGGTGATTTTGGAAGAGATTAAAATGTACGACGATCAGCCGCCTTTCGGCGTCGATGACAAATGTAGGGCGGCTTTTTTCGGCGATCATCCGCTTTCACGCAGTGTGTTAGGAACGGCGGAGAGCGTGGGAGGATTACAAGTCGATCAAATGCGAAAATACTTCGAGCGACGTTATTGTCCGCGCAACATCGTATTGGTCGGCTCAGGGCGGATCGATTTCCCGCAGTTATGCCAAACAGCCCAAGAATGTTGCGGCAGCTGGGCGAAGGTGGATGCCGACAGGCCACTTCCGCCGGCTGCTACACAATCCGGTTTTCACGTGGTGTGCAAAGATACGGCCGCGCAAGAATACGCCATTATGATGAGTCCTGGGCCCACGGCCAGTGACGCTGATCGATATGCGGCGAAAATTTTGGCAACGGTTCTGGGAGATGATTCCGGTAGTCGATTGTATTGGGAATTAGTCGATCCTGGGTTGGCCGAGCATTGTAGTCTGCACCATCACGAATACATGGGCGCGGGAATGTTTCTCACGTATATGAGCTGCGATCCGGAATACGCAGGCGAAAATTTGCGGCGCGTACAGGAAGTATTTCATACCGCGCTGACAGAGGGAGTTACTCAGGCCGAGCTCGATCAAGCTAAAAATAAAATCAATTCGCGTGTGGTGCTGGCCAGCGAGCGTCCTCGGGGCCGGCTATTTACCATCGGTGCCAATTGGGTGCAGCGCAAGGAGTATCGCAGTGTGCGAGATGACCTTAAGGCCGTCGAAGCCATGACGCTGACGCACATGGCTGCTGTACAGAAAAAATATCCGCTCACACAGCCGACCACCTTTGTGGTCGGACCATTGAAGGCAATTTCTCCGGCTGATTAG
- a CDS encoding acylphosphatase yields the protein MERRTVHYFGRVQGVGFRYTTRTVSAGHNVTGYVQNLDDGRVRVIVEGEGDEIERFLAEVAERMSGYIRHAEVHKSPATGEFDGFSIEH from the coding sequence GTGGAACGCCGCACTGTGCATTATTTTGGCAGGGTTCAAGGGGTGGGATTTCGCTACACAACCCGTACAGTTTCCGCCGGTCACAATGTTACCGGTTATGTGCAGAACTTGGACGATGGCCGGGTTCGGGTTATCGTGGAAGGAGAGGGAGATGAAATCGAGCGTTTTTTGGCCGAGGTTGCGGAGCGCATGAGCGGATACATTCGACACGCAGAAGTCCACAAATCGCCCGCGACGGGAGAATTTGATGGGTTTAGCATCGAACACTGA
- a CDS encoding ABC transporter permease — MLGAIVPPFLLAANPTAWLTPIWLIGAGCIGGLLVLAALYGLAKLVAPTVADVAQGTLRESFVLPFLCLAGGFAAFALLSVVLSLAGVGYLPWDDITRSLERLPLSNSFQTQFTVPVAKADQADKPQEFPLDCRPQEIRSIEIHSDQDLEFYPRDPGMMYVGMIPKKITLNKNETWSWPSKSSDENRDAINPFAGRRATLYVLSPTERPAQIAVSGTTREEYPQVAVVPYTAAGVAGLVILYMLMRLLIPKIMAVASATAKEAINEPVFQVVLALGSFALVAFVFIPYNTFGEDVKMLKMCALDLIMFLSIIVAAWTASVSIAEEIEGRTALTVLSKPVGRIQFIVGKFLGVVQSVSLLYLFLGVILLVVVCGKVVYDVRESSAPEALWPDCFAEMSGIVPGLVLAFFETIVITSISVAISTRLSMIPNLLISLSVYALGNLAPLLVQSKVADPYGIVHFVGELLATVLPVLENFNLHSAIAAGQDVPLVYLKWALLYCFLYSSVAMLLALILFEDRDLA; from the coding sequence ATGCTTGGTGCTATTGTTCCGCCGTTTTTATTAGCCGCCAATCCGACGGCCTGGTTGACTCCCATTTGGTTGATTGGCGCAGGCTGCATTGGCGGTTTGCTTGTGTTGGCGGCACTGTACGGGTTGGCAAAGCTTGTCGCGCCCACTGTGGCCGATGTTGCACAAGGAACGTTACGCGAAAGTTTTGTGCTTCCGTTTTTGTGTTTGGCTGGTGGATTTGCTGCTTTTGCGCTGCTCTCGGTGGTCTTGTCCCTGGCTGGAGTTGGCTATTTGCCGTGGGACGATATTACGCGGTCTCTTGAACGGTTGCCTCTATCAAACAGTTTTCAAACTCAATTTACTGTGCCGGTCGCCAAGGCAGATCAAGCGGACAAACCACAAGAATTTCCACTCGATTGTCGTCCTCAAGAAATCCGCTCCATCGAAATTCACTCCGACCAAGATTTGGAATTTTATCCACGTGATCCCGGGATGATGTACGTGGGCATGATCCCCAAAAAAATCACGCTCAACAAGAACGAAACATGGAGTTGGCCTAGCAAATCCAGTGATGAGAACCGTGATGCAATTAATCCTTTTGCAGGCCGTAGAGCTACATTATACGTTCTAAGTCCGACAGAACGTCCAGCACAAATTGCGGTATCTGGCACAACGCGAGAAGAATATCCACAGGTTGCGGTGGTGCCTTACACAGCGGCGGGCGTTGCCGGGCTAGTAATTCTTTACATGCTCATGCGATTGCTGATACCGAAAATTATGGCTGTGGCATCGGCAACTGCGAAGGAAGCCATTAACGAGCCCGTGTTTCAAGTCGTGCTGGCATTGGGCAGCTTTGCACTCGTCGCGTTCGTGTTCATTCCGTACAACACCTTCGGCGAAGACGTGAAAATGCTGAAGATGTGTGCGTTAGATTTGATTATGTTCCTTTCGATCATCGTGGCGGCATGGACAGCCAGCGTTTCGATTGCCGAGGAAATCGAAGGTCGCACGGCGCTAACGGTCCTTTCCAAACCGGTGGGACGAATTCAGTTTATCGTAGGAAAATTTCTGGGCGTGGTGCAATCGGTATCGCTGCTGTATCTGTTTCTGGGAGTAATTTTGTTGGTAGTGGTTTGCGGAAAGGTTGTTTACGACGTGCGCGAGTCGTCCGCTCCCGAAGCGCTGTGGCCTGATTGCTTTGCGGAAATGTCGGGAATTGTGCCGGGGCTGGTGCTGGCATTTTTTGAGACGATAGTGATTACGTCGATCAGTGTGGCCATTTCCACGCGGCTGTCGATGATACCCAATTTGTTGATTTCGCTGTCCGTGTATGCTTTAGGAAATTTGGCTCCCCTGCTGGTGCAGTCAAAGGTAGCCGATCCGTATGGAATTGTGCACTTTGTCGGGGAGTTATTGGCCACAGTGCTGCCGGTGCTAGAAAACTTTAATTTGCATTCGGCAATTGCCGCTGGGCAAGACGTGCCATTGGTCTATTTAAAGTGGGCACTTTTGTATTGCTTTCTGTACAGCTCAGTTGCCATGTTGCTGGCATTAATTTTGTTCGAAGACCGCGATTTGGCGTAA
- a CDS encoding ABC transporter ATP-binding protein has product MAVTISGFAAAAVLAALIMFVPVLAELLSNSGNVDVPAAETDVLKEWGVTPVATDAQTARYEQCGLLPTVWQSRQTIIGPFLIGMYRSLGVLRNNQTCLLAIMGCVGFLGCLAAVMLYWLERSANHDALRVAGALRDQIYGQSHRLGAGDLFVGQKLTATVLFSEKTETVRRTLVKWWYNFPHAASFALLMFGLALCVDFWLALTTVLLSIFSWRLFVHLRKGTRQRAALHADRAGAIEHLLQAELSQNRLLANLTMENRVDSSTFEENIRRYETTALAQETSASVVGPLVLLCALLVAGFVILLAGFNVLRDPARLSFSGVVLLSTSLLATTYPLFCFERLLEQLPAAEEAAHDIFTYLDREPRIGQLPDATPLERLSRQMKLEHVTLADMAGRLLLDDVSFSLPAGRATTVFCSDDKTPLALAGLLSRFCDPAAGQVLFDERDVRHATLESVRRQVSLVLPQHMLTTGTIAENIVGDHSHFTPDDIIAAARQVHAYEFIQSLPEGLETPLGPSGLTLSAGQAIRLGLARVLLRRPSVVVIEEPREDLDQITAERVADALERATQGCTLVILARRLATLRNADRILLFHEGQLLADSSHQELLQHNDLYRHLNYVRFNEFRDKVR; this is encoded by the coding sequence GTGGCGGTAACAATTTCTGGCTTTGCGGCGGCGGCGGTTTTGGCGGCATTAATTATGTTTGTGCCGGTGCTGGCCGAGTTGCTTTCCAACAGCGGCAACGTCGATGTGCCGGCGGCAGAAACGGATGTGCTCAAGGAATGGGGAGTTACGCCGGTTGCCACGGATGCCCAGACCGCACGTTACGAGCAATGTGGTCTGTTGCCCACGGTTTGGCAATCGAGACAAACAATCATTGGTCCATTTTTGATTGGCATGTATCGTTCTTTGGGCGTGTTGCGCAACAACCAAACGTGTTTGTTGGCAATTATGGGATGCGTGGGATTTTTGGGGTGCTTGGCTGCTGTGATGCTCTATTGGTTAGAGCGATCGGCCAACCATGACGCTCTGCGGGTGGCGGGAGCATTGCGTGACCAAATTTATGGCCAGTCTCATCGGTTGGGCGCGGGCGATTTATTCGTAGGCCAAAAATTAACGGCTACTGTGCTGTTTTCAGAGAAAACTGAAACCGTTCGCAGGACCTTGGTCAAGTGGTGGTATAACTTCCCACACGCGGCTAGCTTTGCATTGCTGATGTTTGGATTGGCTTTGTGTGTCGATTTCTGGCTGGCGCTGACAACAGTTCTGCTTAGTATTTTCAGTTGGCGATTATTTGTTCATCTGCGAAAAGGAACAAGGCAGCGTGCGGCACTACATGCCGATCGTGCAGGAGCTATTGAGCATCTACTCCAGGCAGAATTAAGTCAAAACCGATTGCTCGCCAACTTAACGATGGAAAACCGTGTGGATTCATCGACATTTGAAGAGAATATAAGAAGATACGAAACCACTGCACTGGCTCAGGAAACGTCAGCGTCTGTTGTGGGGCCGCTTGTACTGCTGTGCGCGTTGTTAGTCGCCGGGTTTGTAATTTTGCTGGCTGGCTTTAACGTGCTGCGCGATCCAGCGAGACTTTCATTTTCGGGGGTCGTGCTGTTAAGCACATCGCTTTTAGCGACGACGTACCCGCTGTTTTGTTTCGAACGGTTACTAGAGCAATTGCCGGCCGCCGAAGAGGCAGCACACGACATTTTTACATACTTAGACCGCGAGCCGCGCATTGGCCAATTGCCTGATGCAACTCCGCTGGAGCGTTTGAGCCGGCAAATGAAACTGGAACACGTCACGCTGGCGGATATGGCAGGCCGTTTGCTGCTAGATGATGTATCGTTTTCCTTGCCAGCCGGTCGTGCGACGACGGTATTTTGCTCCGATGACAAAACGCCCCTTGCGTTAGCAGGCTTGCTTTCCCGATTTTGTGATCCGGCAGCAGGACAGGTGTTGTTTGATGAACGCGACGTGCGGCACGCTACGTTGGAATCAGTGCGACGTCAGGTGTCTTTGGTTTTGCCCCAACACATGCTCACCACTGGCACTATCGCGGAGAATATTGTCGGTGATCATTCGCACTTCACGCCAGACGATATCATTGCCGCCGCCCGACAAGTGCATGCGTACGAATTCATTCAATCGTTACCGGAAGGACTGGAAACACCGCTTGGTCCATCGGGCTTAACACTCTCGGCCGGACAAGCAATTCGATTGGGATTGGCTCGCGTCCTGCTGCGACGGCCATCGGTCGTTGTGATTGAAGAACCACGCGAAGATCTAGATCAAATTACCGCCGAGCGTGTGGCCGATGCGTTGGAACGCGCTACTCAAGGTTGCACGCTGGTGATTTTAGCCAGACGATTGGCAACATTGCGCAATGCTGATCGCATTTTACTTTTCCATGAGGGGCAACTGCTGGCGGATAGTTCACACCAGGAACTGTTGCAACATAACGACCTTTATCGCCACCTCAATTACGTGCGGTTCAACGAATTTCGCGACAAGGTGCGATGA
- a CDS encoding Gfo/Idh/MocA family oxidoreductase: MSERIRLAIIGAGHLGRIHARLAQQVPSVELIGVADPLPEARRLAEAECTAPVLADYHELIGRIDAAVIATPTRFHHSVSLSLLSHGIHLLVEKPLTTTVSEADEILAAANQHGVILQVGHIERFNSAWNHHEVMPLVHQPKYIEASRCSGYTFRSTDIGVVLDLMIHDLDLALHFANSAVRNVQAIGISVLGDHEDVAQARLEFANGCVANLSASRISYKPLRHMQVWSDQGCVTFDFASRTATTVCPVTELLQREFDLDDITPASRAHLKDHLFEDLFQMEHYAAAEQNALLDELNDFAASIREQREPRVTGLQGRNVLAVAEQVLTAIQNHTWDGATNDRTGPLAMPMTPILRGPHWSLNKQSSTERRREAG; the protein is encoded by the coding sequence ATGAGCGAACGGATTCGCTTAGCGATTATTGGCGCTGGTCATTTAGGGCGTATTCATGCTCGATTAGCACAACAGGTTCCCAGTGTCGAATTGATTGGCGTGGCTGATCCATTGCCTGAAGCTCGGCGATTGGCGGAGGCCGAGTGTACCGCACCGGTATTGGCCGACTATCACGAATTGATCGGCCGCATCGATGCTGCGGTCATTGCCACCCCGACCCGTTTCCATCACAGCGTCAGTCTGTCCCTGTTGTCGCACGGCATTCATCTACTGGTGGAAAAACCGCTGACGACCACTGTCTCCGAAGCAGACGAAATACTCGCTGCTGCCAACCAACACGGTGTCATTCTGCAAGTGGGGCACATTGAGCGATTCAATTCGGCTTGGAATCATCACGAAGTAATGCCCCTTGTTCACCAACCGAAATACATTGAAGCATCTCGCTGCAGTGGCTACACATTTCGTTCGACCGACATCGGGGTCGTGTTGGACCTGATGATTCACGACTTAGATTTGGCATTGCATTTTGCCAACTCTGCGGTGCGGAATGTGCAAGCGATCGGCATCTCAGTGCTGGGAGATCACGAGGATGTGGCCCAGGCGCGGTTGGAATTTGCCAACGGTTGCGTGGCGAACTTAAGCGCCTCGCGAATCAGCTATAAACCACTGCGACACATGCAAGTGTGGTCCGATCAGGGTTGCGTAACATTTGACTTCGCATCACGCACTGCCACGACGGTGTGTCCCGTTACCGAACTGTTGCAGCGCGAGTTCGATTTAGACGACATTACTCCCGCCTCACGAGCTCATTTGAAAGACCATTTATTTGAAGATTTGTTCCAGATGGAACATTACGCGGCTGCCGAACAAAATGCACTACTGGATGAATTGAATGATTTTGCTGCAAGTATTCGCGAACAACGAGAACCGCGCGTCACCGGCCTGCAAGGTCGAAATGTTTTGGCGGTGGCGGAGCAAGTTTTGACGGCCATCCAAAATCACACTTGGGATGGTGCAACGAACGACCGCACCGGCCCGTTGGCAATGCCCATGACACCCATTTTGCGAGGCCCGCACTGGTCGCTTAACAAGCAATCTTCGACGGAACGTCGCAGAGAGGCCGGGTGA
- the lpxA gene encoding acyl-ACP--UDP-N-acetylglucosamine O-acyltransferase, whose product MATFIAQNAVIDPKAEIGEDVHIGPFCVIGPDVKIGNGTRLENNITLMGHVILGEHNHLFPSVVIGGEPQDVSYRGSNTQVIIGNYNIFRECVTVNRATEKEDGITQVGNHNFLMACSHVAHDCKLGNHIIMANATLLGGHVHIYDHATLSGGIGIHHFTTVGRYAFVGGLARVIHDVPPFMLCEGHPARPRCINVVALKRNNFSPESIHCLSEAHRLLYRAKVGLDHAREILRTNDKLVPAVNELLSFIQTQQEGKHGRSRERRRAA is encoded by the coding sequence ATGGCCACGTTTATTGCCCAAAACGCTGTGATCGATCCGAAAGCCGAAATCGGCGAGGATGTGCATATTGGCCCATTCTGCGTCATTGGCCCCGACGTAAAAATAGGCAATGGCACGCGGTTGGAAAACAACATCACACTGATGGGGCACGTTATCTTGGGTGAGCATAATCATTTATTTCCAAGCGTTGTCATTGGCGGCGAGCCACAAGATGTCAGTTATCGCGGTAGCAACACGCAGGTCATCATCGGTAACTACAACATCTTTCGTGAATGCGTTACCGTCAATCGGGCCACTGAAAAAGAGGATGGAATTACCCAAGTCGGCAACCACAATTTTCTGATGGCATGTAGCCATGTGGCGCACGATTGCAAGTTGGGGAACCACATTATCATGGCCAATGCCACCTTGTTAGGCGGACACGTGCATATTTACGATCATGCCACGCTCAGCGGTGGAATTGGCATTCACCACTTCACTACCGTCGGTCGGTATGCGTTTGTCGGCGGACTGGCACGCGTCATTCACGACGTACCGCCGTTTATGCTGTGTGAAGGGCATCCTGCTCGACCGCGCTGCATTAACGTGGTAGCGCTAAAACGTAACAACTTTAGTCCTGAGTCGATCCATTGCTTATCCGAAGCCCACCGGCTGTTGTATCGGGCCAAAGTTGGGCTGGATCATGCCCGAGAAATTCTTCGAACCAATGACAAACTGGTTCCTGCGGTAAACGAATTGCTCAGCTTTATTCAAACGCAACAGGAAGGCAAGCACGGCCGTTCGCGCGAACGCCGCCGTGCCGCTTAA
- the lpxC gene encoding UDP-3-O-acyl-N-acetylglucosamine deacetylase, with protein sequence MSYAQRNERTIGSAVAVEGFGYWTGRDVRVEFRPASPGAGIVFVRSDLSPPARIPALVIHRIEVPRRTVLRCGNASVEMVEHVLAALAGMQIDNCEVWVNQPELPGLDGSSLKFVEALDAAGIVVQKALRAQLIVRELTRLGDDDCWIEARPGRAAELTVRFRIDYASVASIGRQTMQMPIYPATFRRDLAPARTFMLKEEADWLLGQGLGARATLSDLLVFDANGPIENELRFADECVRHKVLDLVGDLALAGCDVLGHIVAQRSGHRLNAELVKVLLSEGERIAGRRKTA encoded by the coding sequence TTGAGCTACGCCCAACGCAACGAGCGGACAATTGGAAGCGCAGTGGCCGTCGAAGGTTTCGGCTACTGGACCGGACGCGATGTTCGCGTGGAATTTCGGCCGGCTAGTCCGGGTGCGGGCATTGTATTTGTGCGCAGCGATTTATCCCCGCCAGCGCGCATTCCAGCGCTCGTGATTCATCGCATTGAGGTTCCACGCCGTACTGTGTTGCGTTGCGGCAACGCCAGCGTGGAAATGGTCGAGCACGTGCTGGCCGCACTGGCAGGAATGCAAATTGATAATTGCGAAGTATGGGTGAATCAGCCGGAATTGCCCGGCTTAGACGGCTCCAGTCTGAAGTTTGTCGAGGCGCTTGATGCTGCCGGAATCGTTGTTCAAAAGGCGCTGCGGGCCCAACTCATCGTGCGGGAACTTACTCGTCTAGGAGATGATGATTGCTGGATTGAGGCTCGGCCGGGCCGCGCGGCGGAATTAACAGTCCGCTTCCGCATCGATTATGCTTCGGTGGCAAGCATCGGCCGGCAAACCATGCAAATGCCCATTTATCCAGCCACGTTTCGTCGCGATTTGGCGCCAGCCCGCACATTTATGCTCAAAGAGGAAGCCGATTGGCTGCTGGGTCAAGGCCTTGGCGCGCGGGCTACGCTATCTGATTTGCTGGTGTTCGATGCCAATGGTCCCATTGAAAACGAATTGCGATTTGCCGACGAATGCGTGCGTCACAAAGTGTTGGACTTGGTCGGTGATTTGGCACTGGCCGGCTGCGACGTGTTGGGGCACATCGTCGCACAACGGTCCGGCCATCGGCTAAATGCAGAATTAGTGAAAGTATTGCTGTCGGAAGGAGAAAGGATCGCGGGCCGAAGAAAAACAGCCTAA